In Pyxicephalus adspersus chromosome 12, UCB_Pads_2.0, whole genome shotgun sequence, a genomic segment contains:
- the NUMB gene encoding protein numb homolog isoform X4: MNKLRQSFRRKKDVYVPEASRPHQWQTDEESVRTGKCSFQVKYLGHVEVDESRGMHICEDAVKRLKSERKFFKGFFSKTGKKAIKAVLWVSADGLRVVDEKTKDLLVDQTIEKVSFCAPDRNFDRAFSYICRDGTTRRWICHCFMAVKDTGERLSHAVGCAFAACLERKQKREKECGVTATFDASRTTFTREGSFRVTTATEQAEREEIMKQIQDSKKGVDAESKTVTSATVAATSTTATTTAAAVVTLPPAPVLQTSPTSEVQVYQESKDLNNPHAIPRRHAPVEQLARQGSFRGFPALSQKMSPFKRQLSLRINELPSTVQRKTDFQITNPVAEMEGEADSISALCSQITNTFSGPTEDPFTSAPMTKPTTPQSPPFEVNGTTAAFTLPAPKPAPVTVAPTAAPVRETNPWANVPTAAASQVTSTGAAPVATVVGPEFTSSPAVIHSNHKRTPSEADRWLEEVSKTVKAQQRQSPVPVIVTAPAPVPVLQPQPILQPVVAAPNPTQPYPANAFIPPPTVPVAIVPSLPPPFMPVQQPYAVANGMTYTAPSVPVVGITPSQMVANVFGAAGHPPVFQQKPSPGLVKQQTFPTYETNSSASSPFFKPPVKQQNGSVAFNGVESSGWDLGAKQQGPPSSAPVDPFEAQWAALESRSKSRGNPSPTNPFSSDLQKTFEIEL, from the exons GAAAGGAAATTCTTCAAAGGCTTCTTTTCAAAA ACGGGCAAGAAAGCAATCAAGGCCGTGTTGTGGGTTTCAGCTGACGGACTCAGAGTTGTGGACGAGAAGACAAAG GATCTTTTAGTAGACCAAACAATAGAAAAAGTGTCATTCTGTGCACCAGACAGGAATTTCGACAGAGCATTCTCTTATATATGTCGTGATGGGACAACAAGGAGATGGATTTGCCACTGTTTCATGGCTGTAAAGGACACG GGGGAAAGATTAAGCCATGCTGTTGGATGTGCCTTTGCTGCTTGTCTGGAGAGAAAACAAAAACGTGAGAAAGAATGCGGTGTGACTGCTACATTTGATGCCAGCAGGACCACCTTTACCCGGGAAGGCTCATTTAGAGTTACCACTgccacagaacaggcagagaggGAGGAGATCATGAAACAGATTCAGGATTCTAAGAAAG GTGTGGATGCTGAATCAAAAACAGTGACATCAGCTACTGTTGCTGCTACTAGTACTACTGCtactactactgctgctgctgttgtgACCTTACCCCCTGCTCCAGTTCTGCAAACATCACCAACATCAGAGGTCCAAGTATACCAGGAAAGCAAAGACCTTAATAACCCCCATGCTATTCCACGCAGACATGCCCCTGTTGAACAATTAGCCAGGCAAGGCTCGTTCAGGGGATTCCCTGCCCTCAGCCAGAAAATGTCCCCATTCAAACGACAGCTTTCTCTGCGAATCAATGAGTTACCCTCAACTGTACAGAGAAAGACAGATTTCCAAATCACCAACCCAG TTGCTGAAATGGAAGGGGAGGCTGACAGTATCAGCGCATTGTGCTCCCAGATAACCAATACATTTAGCGGTCCAACAGAAGACCCATTTACATCGGCTCCTATGACTAAACCAACCACTCCACAGTCTCCACCATTTGAAG TAAATGGCACAACTGCCGCATTCACGTTGCCTGCTCCTAAACCTGCACCAGTTACTGTGGCACCCACAGCAGCACCAGTTCGTGAGACTAATCCATGGGCAAATGTTCCCACAGCTGCTGCCTCACAAGTTACTAGCACAGGAGCAGCACCTGTAGCTACAGTAGTAG GACCTGAGTTCACGTCCAGCCCAGCTGTCATCCATTCAAACCATAAGCGAACTCCTTCAGAAGCAGACCGCTGGCTTGAAGAGGTGTCTAAAACTGTTAAAGCTCAGCAACGTCAGTCCCCTGTCCCCGTTATTGTTACTGCCCCTGCACCTGTCCCTGTGCTTCAGCCTCAGCCCATACTTCAGCCTGTTGTTGCTGCACCTAATCCCACTCAGCCTTACCCAGCAAATGCATTTATACCTCCACCCACAGTGCCAGTTGCCATTGTTCCTTCTTTACCACCTCCTTTCATGCCTGTGCAGCAGCCATACGCTGTGGCTAATGGAATGACCTACACAGCTCCCAGTGTTCCAGTTGTCGGCATCACACCTTCACAAATGGTTGCTAATGTATTTGGAGCTGCAGGTCACCCACCTGTATTTCAACAGAAGCCTTCACCAGGTCTGGTCAAGCAGCAAACATTCCCCACATATGAAACAAACAGCTCTGCTAGCAGCCCATTCTTCAAACCACCTGTCAAGCAACAAAATGGGTCAGTGGCATTTAACGGAGTAGAGAGCAGCGGCTGGGATTTGGGTGCCAAACAACAAGGGCCACCATCTTCCGCACCCGTTGACCCATTTGAAGCTCAGTGGGCTGCTTTAGAAAGCAGATCAAAGTCCCGTGGAAACCCATCACCAACAAACCCTTTTTCCAGTGATCTTCAAAAGACTTTTGAAATAGAACTCTAA